From one Zhongshania sp. R06B22 genomic stretch:
- a CDS encoding oligosaccharide flippase family protein — translation MVILLLRYKIKKILDNEDNKSLIVGSFFAFIIRIVGALSGFAATFFIARNLGPGESGYYFLAFSVVVVVSAFSRTGLDNTVLRFTGGSPELAVDAIFKSLLLILSVSSLSAMALYFCAPYLATQLFSKPELDPVLRYMSLGVVGLSVLTISAMALQGMRRVLASVFVLNIAANLLLIASLYLVSDLSAVQLAGLYASASLLVGGVGFSFFYLYRPRERKSAISWRDLFASCGPLWIVVIMSQMVEWSGQFMAGAYVSSEALAQLAVAQRTAMLSSFILIAVNLFVAPRFASLYRNNDMLALEHLAIKSVKLISLFALPVIGGMLIFPSFLMGLFGAEFAEGAVLLQILAVGQFINAITGSVGFLLIMSGHERDMRNVTLISGFSAIFLAWFLTAQFGIIGAATGTAIAVATQNLLAVYFVKKRLGFNTLAVWR, via the coding sequence ATGGTGATTCTATTGCTTCGTTATAAAATAAAAAAAATACTAGATAACGAGGATAACAAGAGTCTGATAGTAGGTAGTTTTTTTGCTTTTATTATTCGTATTGTAGGTGCGTTAAGTGGGTTTGCAGCAACATTTTTTATAGCGCGCAATTTAGGTCCGGGAGAATCTGGTTATTATTTTTTAGCATTCTCAGTCGTGGTGGTAGTCTCGGCCTTTTCACGGACTGGTTTGGATAATACAGTATTGCGTTTTACGGGAGGTTCGCCCGAGCTAGCGGTGGATGCAATTTTTAAGTCATTGCTGTTGATTTTGTCGGTTAGCTCGCTTAGCGCGATGGCTTTATATTTTTGTGCGCCATACCTGGCTACGCAGCTCTTTTCGAAACCTGAATTGGATCCCGTCTTAAGATATATGTCTTTAGGGGTTGTAGGGCTATCGGTTTTGACTATTTCTGCGATGGCTTTACAGGGCATGAGACGAGTGTTGGCATCTGTTTTTGTGCTAAATATTGCGGCTAATTTATTGCTTATTGCGAGCTTGTACCTGGTTTCTGATTTATCTGCTGTACAGTTGGCTGGTCTATATGCTTCTGCATCCTTGCTGGTAGGCGGTGTGGGTTTTAGCTTTTTTTATCTGTATAGGCCGCGTGAACGTAAGTCAGCCATTTCGTGGCGCGATTTGTTTGCTAGCTGCGGCCCACTTTGGATTGTGGTTATTATGTCGCAAATGGTGGAGTGGTCAGGGCAGTTTATGGCTGGTGCTTATGTGAGCAGCGAGGCTTTGGCCCAGTTAGCGGTTGCGCAGCGTACGGCAATGTTAAGTAGTTTTATTTTGATTGCAGTGAATTTGTTCGTTGCGCCGAGGTTTGCTAGTTTATATCGCAATAACGACATGCTGGCTTTGGAACATTTGGCGATAAAATCGGTTAAATTAATTAGTTTATTTGCCTTGCCTGTAATTGGTGGCATGCTTATTTTTCCTTCCTTTTTAATGGGCTTGTTTGGGGCGGAGTTTGCGGAAGGTGCTGTGCTATTGCAGATTTTGGCAGTAGGGCAGTTTATTAATGCTATTACCGGTTCGGTTGGTTTTCTCCTTATAATGTCGGGGCATGAGCGCGATATGCGTAATGTAACGCTTATTTCTGGTTTTTCTGCAATTTTTTTGGCTTGGTTTTTAACGGCACAGTTCGGCATCATTGGTGCAGCTACGGGTACAGCAATAGCGGTGGCTACTCAGAATTTACTTGCCGTCTATTTTGTTAAGAAGCGCTTGGGTTTTAATACTTTGGCGGTTTGGCGATAA
- the rfbA gene encoding glucose-1-phosphate thymidylyltransferase RfbA — MSKKYKGIILAGGSGTRLHPITMGVSKQLLPIYDKPMIYYPLSVLMLSGIRDILVISTPTDLPGFQRLLGDGSRFGINICYEEQPSPDGLAQAFTIGADFIGNDNVSLVLGDNIFYGQHFSDNLKSAVSKDTGATVFGYHVTDPERFGVVEFGDDGKAISIEEKPAKPKSAYAVTGLYFYDNDVIEIARSIKPSPRGELEITDINLAYLHRGDLNVEVLGRGFAWLDTGTHDSLIDAGQFVQTVEHRQGLKVACLEEIAYRQGWVSADELIQQGELLKKTGYGQYLLRVAAGYK, encoded by the coding sequence ATGAGCAAGAAATACAAAGGCATTATTCTCGCGGGCGGCTCCGGCACTCGGCTTCATCCGATCACTATGGGCGTTTCCAAGCAGTTGCTGCCGATCTACGATAAGCCGATGATTTACTATCCCTTGTCAGTGCTGATGTTGTCAGGTATTCGGGATATTTTGGTTATTTCTACGCCAACTGATTTGCCTGGCTTTCAGCGCCTATTAGGCGACGGTAGTAGGTTCGGTATTAATATCTGCTACGAAGAGCAGCCTAGCCCCGATGGGCTGGCACAGGCATTCACCATTGGCGCCGACTTTATTGGCAATGACAATGTCAGCTTGGTGCTGGGTGATAATATATTCTACGGCCAGCACTTCTCAGATAATCTCAAAAGCGCTGTTTCCAAGGACACAGGTGCCACCGTGTTTGGTTACCATGTGACCGACCCGGAGCGCTTTGGGGTAGTGGAGTTTGGTGATGACGGTAAAGCGATCAGCATCGAAGAGAAGCCGGCCAAACCAAAGTCTGCCTACGCGGTAACGGGTCTGTATTTTTACGATAATGACGTGATTGAGATCGCTCGTAGCATTAAACCCAGTCCCCGTGGCGAGCTAGAAATCACCGATATCAATCTCGCCTACCTCCATCGTGGCGACCTAAACGTGGAAGTGCTGGGCCGCGGCTTTGCATGGTTAGACACCGGCACCCACGATTCTCTTATCGATGCAGGGCAGTTTGTACAAACCGTTGAGCACCGTCAGGGGCTTAAAGTGGCCTGCTTAGAAGAGATAGCCTATCGTCAGGGCTGGGTGAGCGCCGATGAATTGATACAACAGGGCGAGCTTCTAAAGAAAACCGGTTACGGTCAATATCTGCTGCGTGTTGCCGCTGGCTACAAATAA
- a CDS encoding NAD-dependent epimerase/dehydratase family protein — protein sequence MRVLVAGASGFVGAALISRLVDFESYEIMALSRTGVVHDGLRSIKCDWKDAYCNKQVLAYSPHILINLVGSSHPRSSIGKEIDEIENALLPFMKLIKALESAELKMVVFASSAGAIYESGVSRVVRFPVDSAYGATKTSVEVYMQALSQSLHCSFVSLRISNPVGFHNKEGFGVVNSFSELVLHNLSPVFIGDFEVRKDYIDVSDVADAVVSVLSFADSFSGYSCYDVGSGRALNAVEIYELISLFSECRDFSDFPFTSSALDIDKLYRVTKWRSKIDVVSSMCKIFEVKKNFLGEFL from the coding sequence ATGAGAGTTTTAGTGGCTGGAGCTAGCGGATTTGTTGGTGCGGCGCTAATTAGTCGCCTAGTAGATTTTGAGAGCTACGAAATCATGGCTTTGTCGAGAACAGGAGTGGTGCACGATGGTCTTCGTTCAATTAAATGCGATTGGAAAGACGCATATTGTAATAAACAAGTTCTAGCTTATTCTCCGCATATCCTTATTAATCTAGTTGGAAGCTCGCATCCTCGCTCGTCGATTGGCAAGGAGATCGACGAGATTGAAAATGCGCTGCTGCCATTTATGAAACTGATTAAGGCCTTGGAAAGCGCGGAACTGAAGATGGTTGTTTTTGCTTCGAGCGCTGGAGCTATATATGAGTCAGGTGTTAGTAGAGTTGTTCGCTTTCCAGTTGATTCGGCATATGGTGCTACTAAAACAAGTGTAGAAGTTTACATGCAGGCCTTGAGTCAGAGCCTTCATTGTTCTTTTGTTTCGTTAAGAATTTCCAATCCAGTCGGTTTTCACAATAAAGAAGGCTTCGGTGTCGTAAATTCATTTAGTGAGCTGGTGCTTCATAATTTAAGCCCAGTTTTTATAGGAGATTTTGAGGTACGGAAAGATTACATCGATGTTTCAGATGTTGCTGATGCAGTAGTGTCTGTTTTGTCCTTTGCCGACAGCTTCAGTGGATATAGTTGCTATGACGTTGGAAGTGGGCGTGCGTTGAATGCAGTTGAAATATACGAGTTAATAAGTTTATTTAGTGAGTGTCGGGACTTTTCGGATTTCCCCTTTACGTCCAGCGCTCTGGATATTGATAAGCTTTATAGGGTGACTAAGTGGCGGTCTAAGATCGATGTTGTAAGCTCTATGTGTAAAATATTTGAGGTTAAAAAGAATTTTTTGGGAGAATTTTTGTGA
- a CDS encoding mannose-1-phosphate guanylyltransferase/mannose-6-phosphate isomerase, which yields MNVVVMAGGSGSRLWPSSRGLFPKQFLSVASENTMLQETLARTDGLASDITVICNEEHRFIVAQQSQESKHHLTSIILEPVGRNTAPAVALSAFEALESAIDESSAPLLLIMAADHVIEDVTAFHDAVAVAKVQAESGKIVTFGIVPDSAHTGYGYIHRGDECGVGSFSVSRFVEKPDAKTAQSYLEDGGYYWNSGMFLFAADVYLAELKAFRPDIYEACEKAYLGKNRDVDFLRVDADAFKACPGESIDYAVMEKTDKAVVVPLSAGWSDVGAWSSLWDIGNKDAAGNVSSGDVLSHNTSNSYIRAEHRLVATVGLDNIVVVETNDAILVAAKDQVQDVKKIVESLKAKGRSEVSQHRHVYRPWGVYDSIDNGDRYQVKRITVKPGAKLSVQMHHHRAEHWIVVSGTAKVTNGDKEIMLTENQSTYIPVGVVHALENPGVIPLELIEVQSGSYLGEDDIVRFEDRYGRVPKG from the coding sequence ATGAATGTAGTTGTCATGGCGGGTGGAAGCGGAAGCCGATTATGGCCATCGAGCAGGGGTTTGTTTCCTAAGCAGTTTCTTTCTGTCGCGTCAGAAAACACCATGCTACAAGAGACGTTGGCTAGAACTGATGGTTTGGCTTCTGATATCACAGTGATCTGTAATGAAGAGCACCGGTTTATTGTTGCTCAGCAATCTCAAGAATCTAAACACCATTTAACTTCAATTATATTGGAGCCTGTGGGCCGCAATACAGCTCCGGCAGTCGCTCTTTCTGCATTTGAGGCGCTCGAGTCGGCTATCGACGAATCCTCTGCTCCGTTACTCTTAATTATGGCCGCCGATCATGTGATTGAGGATGTAACCGCCTTCCACGACGCTGTTGCCGTTGCGAAGGTCCAAGCTGAAAGCGGGAAAATTGTAACTTTCGGTATTGTGCCTGATTCAGCTCATACAGGTTACGGGTATATTCATCGCGGAGATGAGTGTGGTGTAGGTTCGTTTTCGGTTTCTCGGTTTGTAGAAAAGCCTGACGCTAAAACTGCTCAGTCTTATTTAGAGGATGGCGGTTATTATTGGAATAGCGGCATGTTCTTGTTTGCCGCTGATGTGTATCTGGCTGAGCTAAAAGCATTTCGTCCCGATATATATGAAGCCTGTGAAAAGGCTTATTTAGGGAAAAATCGTGACGTAGACTTTTTGCGGGTTGATGCTGATGCGTTTAAAGCGTGTCCTGGTGAATCTATTGATTACGCGGTAATGGAAAAAACAGATAAGGCGGTGGTTGTGCCTTTGTCTGCTGGTTGGAGTGATGTTGGTGCTTGGTCTTCTCTTTGGGATATTGGCAATAAAGATGCTGCTGGCAATGTGAGTAGCGGGGATGTCTTGAGTCACAATACGTCTAATTCTTATATCCGTGCTGAACATCGTTTGGTGGCAACTGTAGGTTTGGATAATATTGTGGTAGTTGAAACCAATGATGCGATATTGGTGGCCGCGAAAGACCAGGTTCAGGATGTTAAGAAGATTGTTGAGTCTTTGAAGGCAAAAGGCCGTAGCGAGGTGAGCCAACACCGGCATGTATATCGCCCCTGGGGTGTTTACGATTCCATTGATAATGGTGATCGTTATCAGGTTAAGCGGATTACCGTAAAGCCGGGCGCGAAATTGTCAGTACAAATGCATCACCACCGGGCAGAGCATTGGATTGTTGTGTCGGGTACCGCCAAGGTTACTAATGGCGATAAAGAGATAATGCTAACAGAAAACCAATCAACCTATATTCCGGTTGGCGTTGTGCATGCTTTGGAAAACCCTGGTGTGATTCCGCTGGAGTTGATTGAAGTGCAGTCGGGCTCGTACTTGGGGGAAGACGATATAGTGCGTTTTGAGGATCGGTATGGACGGGTGCCTAAGGGTTGA
- a CDS encoding acyltransferase: MYKIIAKIRNSKVSRLDFVEYLLSKGVFSFLRGLIASPFLSRRFPFFMGAGVRIFHANNAKLGACVYIGDYSVLNFLSLGGVLIEDNVTIREFCWMQLTSSLSNPGGSIYIGENTYIGPRANLGAAGDLVIGARCQIGASVSFIAENHNYSGGVEIYGQGVSRKGIVIGEDCWIGNGAIILDGVELGNGVVVGAGSVVTKSFPAGAVIVGNPARLLKCRV; this comes from the coding sequence GTGTATAAAATAATAGCAAAGATAAGAAACAGCAAAGTTTCAAGATTGGATTTTGTGGAGTACCTTTTGTCAAAAGGTGTTTTTAGCTTTTTAAGGGGTTTAATCGCGTCACCTTTTTTGTCTCGGCGGTTTCCTTTTTTTATGGGGGCGGGGGTCAGAATTTTTCACGCGAACAATGCAAAGCTTGGGGCTTGTGTCTATATAGGTGATTATTCGGTTCTGAATTTTCTGTCGCTAGGAGGGGTCCTGATTGAAGATAATGTCACAATTAGAGAGTTTTGCTGGATGCAGCTCACTAGCTCGTTGAGCAATCCAGGTGGCAGTATTTATATCGGTGAAAACACATATATCGGGCCTAGGGCAAACCTTGGTGCTGCGGGGGATTTGGTTATTGGTGCTCGATGTCAAATAGGCGCTTCTGTTAGCTTTATCGCGGAGAATCATAATTATTCAGGTGGCGTTGAAATATACGGTCAAGGTGTTAGTCGAAAAGGTATTGTAATTGGCGAAGATTGTTGGATTGGGAATGGCGCCATTATTTTAGATGGGGTGGAGCTTGGTAATGGGGTTGTTGTTGGTGCAGGCTCTGTTGTTACAAAATCCTTTCCGGCAGGCGCGGTGATAGTTGGTAATCCCGCGCGACTACTGAAGTGCAGGGTTTAG
- the rfbD gene encoding dTDP-4-dehydrorhamnose reductase — translation MSQANNDMHLLVTGANGQLGQCLADQLKAQGIVHTLLSRQDADINDTVVLEKIVADKGVTAIINAAAYTAVDKAESEPELAKRINEDGPAALAKLCSRFDIPLLHVSTDYVFDGNNQTPYVETDQTNPSGVYGHTKLNGEIAVQRHCPKHIILRTAWVFSEYGNNFMKTMLRLAKERDTLGVVADQFGCPTYAGDIAKALISIAQQIHAAEQDKSGAQARYGVYHYAGDEAVSWHGFAMAIFEEAHQQGVLKSLPTVNAIATEAYPTPAKRPAYSVLSTAKIEGDYGVQPSEWRLAFAILQKNRMAM, via the coding sequence ATGAGCCAAGCTAATAATGATATGCATCTACTTGTAACCGGTGCCAACGGCCAATTGGGTCAATGCTTGGCTGATCAGCTTAAAGCCCAGGGCATAGTCCATACACTGCTAAGCCGACAAGACGCCGATATTAACGACACCGTGGTTTTGGAAAAAATCGTTGCCGATAAAGGCGTCACCGCCATCATTAATGCGGCTGCTTATACCGCCGTAGACAAAGCTGAATCCGAACCGGAGTTGGCGAAACGCATTAACGAAGACGGCCCTGCGGCGCTGGCCAAGTTGTGCAGCCGCTTTGATATTCCCTTGCTGCATGTTTCAACGGACTATGTGTTTGACGGCAACAATCAAACACCCTACGTCGAAACCGACCAAACCAACCCTAGCGGTGTGTACGGACACACCAAGCTCAATGGCGAAATCGCGGTGCAGCGCCATTGCCCCAAGCACATCATCCTGCGTACTGCGTGGGTGTTTAGTGAGTACGGCAATAACTTTATGAAAACCATGCTGCGCTTAGCCAAAGAGCGTGACACCTTGGGCGTTGTGGCAGACCAGTTTGGTTGCCCGACCTATGCCGGTGATATCGCGAAAGCCCTGATTAGTATCGCCCAGCAAATACACGCGGCAGAGCAAGACAAAAGCGGGGCGCAAGCCCGCTATGGGGTTTACCACTATGCAGGTGATGAGGCGGTAAGCTGGCATGGCTTCGCAATGGCCATTTTTGAAGAAGCTCACCAGCAAGGTGTGCTTAAAAGCTTGCCCACAGTCAATGCGATAGCGACTGAGGCCTACCCGACGCCGGCTAAGCGTCCGGCGTACTCGGTCTTAAGTACGGCAAAGATTGAGGGTGATTATGGTGTGCAGCCTAGTGAGTGGCGCCTAGCTTTTGCAATATTACAAAAGAATCGAATGGCGATGTAA
- the rfbC gene encoding dTDP-4-dehydrorhamnose 3,5-epimerase, whose protein sequence is MNVIPTKLKDCVIIEPKVFGDHRGFFLETFQADRYREQAGITLPFVQDNHSRSAKGVLRGLHFQKTKPQGKLVRVVSGEVYDVAVDIRQGSPSFGLWEGVFLSEENKRQFWVPPGFAHGFLVLSDTADFEYKCTDYYDPSDEGSLVWNDPAMAITWPLDKPTLSDKDSKAPTFAELFEA, encoded by the coding sequence ATGAACGTTATCCCAACCAAGCTCAAAGACTGTGTGATTATCGAACCCAAGGTGTTTGGTGATCATCGCGGTTTTTTCTTAGAGACCTTTCAGGCTGACCGCTACCGCGAGCAGGCTGGAATAACGCTGCCCTTTGTGCAAGACAACCACTCCCGCTCCGCCAAAGGCGTGCTGCGCGGACTACACTTCCAAAAGACCAAGCCGCAGGGCAAATTAGTGCGGGTGGTGAGTGGCGAAGTCTATGATGTTGCAGTAGACATTCGTCAGGGCTCACCCAGCTTTGGGCTGTGGGAAGGCGTGTTTCTCTCTGAAGAAAACAAGCGCCAGTTCTGGGTGCCGCCGGGTTTTGCCCATGGCTTTTTGGTGCTCAGCGATACCGCTGATTTTGAATATAAGTGTACGGACTATTACGATCCCAGCGATGAAGGTAGCCTGGTTTGGAATGACCCCGCGATGGCTATTACTTGGCCCTTGGATAAGCCCACCCTGTCAGACAAAGACAGCAAGGCCCCGACCTTTGCCGAGTTATTTGAAGCATGA
- a CDS encoding glycosyltransferase family 2 protein — MSFTVVIPTYNAGDIWSEVIGALQGQSINPDKIIVVDSSSTDNTVELARAAGFETHTIDKKDFDHGGTRSFALGFVVTGIVVFLTQDAILNDARAVENLLGAFDNDDVGAAFGRQLPHKNANPLAIYARNNSYGCEGYLTDLKSSYPSGFRKAFLSNSFAAYRCSVLRRFGGFPSKLILGEDSYIAAKVLLSGGSVAYVADALVRHSHNYSILEEFKRYFDIGVFHETQKWMLEELGSVEGEGVKFALGQIRFLMSRSEYYYVLVSLLASLAKFIGYRMGRNYHVFSVKQCRNFSMYKSYWNR, encoded by the coding sequence ATGAGTTTTACTGTAGTAATACCTACCTACAACGCAGGCGATATTTGGAGTGAAGTTATTGGTGCTTTACAAGGGCAGTCGATTAATCCGGATAAAATCATAGTGGTTGATTCAAGCTCAACCGATAATACTGTGGAGTTAGCGCGAGCAGCTGGATTTGAAACACATACAATAGACAAAAAGGATTTTGATCACGGCGGTACGCGCTCATTTGCGTTGGGTTTCGTGGTTACAGGAATAGTTGTCTTTCTCACGCAAGATGCAATTTTAAATGATGCTCGAGCTGTGGAAAATTTATTGGGCGCATTTGACAATGATGATGTGGGTGCCGCATTTGGGCGGCAGCTTCCACATAAAAATGCTAATCCGTTAGCGATATATGCCAGAAATAACAGCTATGGTTGTGAAGGCTATTTGACTGACTTGAAAAGTAGTTATCCGTCAGGTTTTCGTAAAGCGTTTTTGTCTAATTCTTTTGCTGCGTATCGATGTAGCGTTCTTCGCAGGTTCGGGGGGTTTCCTTCAAAATTGATTTTAGGTGAGGACTCTTACATAGCTGCGAAAGTACTGTTATCTGGTGGTAGTGTCGCCTATGTCGCAGATGCTTTAGTTCGCCATTCGCATAATTATTCTATTTTGGAAGAATTTAAAAGATATTTTGATATTGGTGTGTTTCATGAAACACAGAAGTGGATGCTTGAGGAGTTGGGTTCTGTAGAGGGTGAGGGTGTCAAGTTTGCTTTGGGACAAATCCGGTTTTTGATGTCTAGATCCGAATACTATTATGTGCTGGTTTCTCTTCTTGCATCATTAGCTAAATTTATTGGGTATAGAATGGGAAGAAATTATCATGTGTTTTCTGTTAAGCAATGTCGAAATTTTTCTATGTATAAAAGCTATTGGAATCGCTGA
- the rfbB gene encoding dTDP-glucose 4,6-dehydratase translates to MKVLVTGGAGFIGSAVVRHILEDTDASVINVDALTYAGNLESIPGAEGSGRYAFAQVDICDFAALSAVFTEHQPDLIMHLAAESHVDRSIDGPGDFIQTNIVGTYNMLEVARSYWHSLSGDKKANFRFHHISTDEVYGDLHGTTDLFTETTSYEPSSPYSASKAGSDHLVRAWGRTFGLPIVVTNCSNNYGPYHFPEKLVPHIILNALHGKPLPVYGDGSQIRDWLYVEDHARALYKVVTEGKLGETYNIGGHNEKRNIEVVHTICDLLEELASENENSRASGKGFKDLITFVKDRPGHDARYAIDASKIQHELGWTPQETFESGIRKTVQWYLDNPQWWQRVLSGDYKLDRIGGADE, encoded by the coding sequence GTGAAGGTATTAGTCACCGGCGGTGCCGGCTTTATAGGTAGTGCGGTCGTCCGACATATTCTCGAAGATACTGACGCGTCGGTGATCAATGTTGATGCCCTGACCTACGCAGGTAATTTAGAGTCCATACCCGGCGCGGAAGGCAGTGGTCGTTACGCGTTTGCCCAAGTCGATATCTGCGATTTTGCTGCTTTAAGTGCCGTCTTTACTGAACATCAGCCTGACTTAATCATGCACCTCGCGGCAGAGAGTCACGTTGATCGTTCAATTGATGGTCCCGGTGATTTCATTCAGACCAATATTGTCGGCACATACAATATGCTCGAAGTTGCTCGCAGCTATTGGCATAGTTTGAGCGGAGACAAGAAAGCAAATTTTCGTTTTCATCATATCTCCACCGATGAAGTTTACGGCGATCTGCACGGCACCACTGATCTGTTTACCGAAACCACGTCCTACGAACCTAGCTCACCCTATTCGGCCAGTAAGGCAGGGTCAGATCATTTGGTTAGGGCTTGGGGTCGCACCTTCGGCTTGCCGATTGTTGTTACCAATTGTTCAAACAATTATGGCCCCTACCATTTCCCCGAAAAGCTTGTCCCCCACATTATTTTGAATGCCCTGCACGGCAAGCCCCTGCCGGTGTATGGCGATGGCAGTCAGATTCGTGATTGGTTGTATGTGGAGGACCATGCTCGCGCGCTCTATAAAGTCGTTACCGAAGGCAAGTTGGGCGAGACCTACAATATCGGTGGCCACAATGAGAAGCGCAATATTGAGGTGGTACACACCATCTGCGACTTGCTGGAAGAGTTGGCATCAGAGAACGAAAATTCCCGCGCCAGTGGTAAAGGCTTCAAAGACTTAATCACCTTTGTGAAAGACCGTCCCGGCCACGACGCTCGCTATGCCATCGACGCTAGCAAGATACAGCACGAGCTGGGCTGGACACCGCAGGAAACCTTTGAGTCGGGCATTCGTAAAACCGTGCAATGGTATCTCGACAATCCACAATGGTGGCAGCGGGTACTATCTGGGGATTACAAATTGGATCGGATTGGTGGTGCGGACGAATAA
- a CDS encoding undecaprenyl-phosphate glucose phosphotransferase — MQNKPFISESKLRLALLHRIGDLAVIPLTAYFSHGLIYQSLSLNNFLGLSVAMSVLIALWLYPSFGLYRAWRGESAGKELLNAAQAWTFNFIVLAFVLYFTKNGDPSRLDFFSAWFLSGLFGIILVRGFVREILIGMRKRGRNKTHVVVVGDNGLATSTIKNLRNAEWAGFNVRGYFGEGEIKGEHRLGGFHEIYKFLDDSDEAVDQIWIAMPLSREKEINQILAELRFATQDVRLIPGIDGFRLINNSIAQIADMPVINLQISPMTGMNRAVKAIEDRVLAALILLAISPVMIALAIGVKLFSNGPVFYRQERVSLAGKPFMMYKFRSMPVDTEKDGIQWGNAGAKATNKFGQFIRKTSLDELPQFLNVLFGDMSIVGPRPERTQFVHEFKHDVDGYMQKHMVKAGITGWAQVNGWRGDTDLSKRIECDLYYINNWSVWLDMKIIFMTFLKGFMHESAV, encoded by the coding sequence ATGCAAAATAAACCTTTTATTTCAGAGTCTAAATTACGTTTAGCGCTGCTTCATCGAATAGGCGATCTCGCAGTTATTCCATTGACAGCGTATTTTTCTCACGGGCTTATATACCAAAGCTTGAGTTTGAATAATTTCTTGGGTTTAAGTGTCGCTATGAGTGTGCTCATAGCTTTGTGGTTGTACCCCTCTTTTGGGCTTTACCGGGCATGGCGCGGGGAAAGCGCCGGGAAGGAGTTGTTAAATGCCGCCCAGGCTTGGACGTTCAACTTTATTGTCTTGGCATTCGTACTCTATTTCACCAAGAACGGAGATCCCTCACGCTTAGACTTTTTTTCGGCTTGGTTTTTGTCGGGTCTATTTGGAATAATTCTAGTGAGAGGGTTCGTCAGAGAGATTCTAATTGGGATGCGCAAGAGGGGAAGAAATAAAACGCATGTGGTTGTTGTTGGTGATAACGGATTGGCTACGAGTACGATCAAGAATCTAAGGAATGCCGAGTGGGCGGGCTTTAATGTTCGTGGGTATTTTGGGGAGGGTGAGATAAAAGGTGAGCATCGCTTAGGCGGCTTCCATGAAATCTATAAATTTTTAGACGACTCGGATGAAGCGGTCGACCAAATTTGGATTGCAATGCCTCTCTCCAGAGAGAAAGAGATAAATCAAATATTGGCCGAACTACGTTTTGCAACCCAAGATGTTCGTCTAATTCCAGGGATAGATGGATTCCGATTGATCAATAATTCTATTGCGCAAATTGCAGACATGCCCGTTATTAACCTTCAAATCTCACCAATGACAGGTATGAATAGGGCGGTGAAAGCAATTGAGGACAGGGTTCTCGCCGCGTTAATTCTTTTAGCAATTAGCCCGGTTATGATAGCGCTTGCGATTGGGGTGAAACTATTCTCTAACGGGCCTGTTTTTTATCGCCAAGAACGAGTGAGCTTGGCAGGTAAGCCGTTCATGATGTACAAATTTAGATCAATGCCGGTGGATACCGAGAAAGACGGTATTCAGTGGGGGAATGCCGGAGCAAAAGCAACGAATAAATTCGGCCAATTTATCCGAAAGACAAGCCTTGACGAATTGCCGCAGTTTTTAAATGTATTGTTCGGAGATATGTCGATCGTCGGGCCGCGACCAGAGCGAACTCAATTTGTGCATGAGTTCAAGCATGACGTTGACGGCTATATGCAAAAGCATATGGTTAAGGCGGGTATTACCGGTTGGGCGCAAGTTAATGGGTGGCGCGGTGATACGGATCTTTCTAAACGAATTGAATGTGATTTGTATTATATCAATAACTGGTCAGTATGGTTGGATATGAAGATTATATTTATGACGTTTTTAAAAGGGTTTATGCACGAAAGTGCAGTTTAA